CGAAGGAGGCGCGAAGCAGCGCGAAGAAAACGCTGCGATCCAGATTTCTTCTTCGCGAACCTTCGCGCCTTCTTCGCGCCTTCGCGTCTCTTTATCCCAGCAACGTGTTACAGCCCCACCGTGTTGAAGCCGCCGTCGACGAACAGGTTCTCGCCCGTCACGCCGCTGGCGAGGTCGCTCAGAAGGTAGACGGCCGTCTTGCCGACCTCGTCGCCGTCGATGTTGCGCTTCAGGGGGGCCTTGCGTTCGGTGTGGGTGAACATCTCGTCGATGCCGCCGACGGCCATGGCACTCAGCGTGCGAACGGGGCCGGCGCTGATCGTGTTCACCCTTATCTTCTGCGGGCCGAGGTCGAACGCCAGGTAGCGGCTGGTCGCTTCCAGCGCGGCCTTCGCGACGCCCATGACGTTGTAGCCGGGGATGACCTGATTGGCGCCCAGGTAGGTGAGCGCGATGATCGACCCGCCATTGGGCATCATCGGGGCGGCGGCGCGGCTGAGGGCGATCAGGCTGTAGGCGCTGATGTCCACCGCCTGCTTGAACACCTCGCGCGGCGTGCTGGTGAAGTTACCAAAATCCTTCTTCAGATAGTCGCGGTTGGCGAACGCCAGGCAGTGGACGAGGAAGTCGATCTCGCCGAACTGTTCCTTGGCCCCGGCGAAGAAGGCCGCCATCGAGGCGTCGTCGCCGACGTCGCAGGGGAACAGCCACTCGTCCTTAAAGCCGTTCTCCTCCATCGCCTTGCGCACGCGGCGTTCGGACTTCTCGCGGTTGTCCATCGGCAAAAAACCGAACCCGCACTTGGCCCCCTGCTTCACGCAGTTGGCCGCGATGTGCGTCGCGATGCTGCGGTCGTTGGCGATGTTGAGGATCAGTCCCTTTTTCCCGTCGAGCAAGCCCATGAAGCACTCCTTAAAGTTTAGTCCGGTAATTTAGTGGAGGATCGTGCGCGCGACAAGGGAGGCGGTGTGGTAGGAGGTTGAACCGCCAAGAACGCCAAGGACGCCAAGAGAGGAAAAGGCGGAGGAGGCGGGTCACGTCT
Above is a window of Tepidisphaeraceae bacterium DNA encoding:
- a CDS encoding enoyl-ACP reductase — encoded protein: MGLLDGKKGLILNIANDRSIATHIAANCVKQGAKCGFGFLPMDNREKSERRVRKAMEENGFKDEWLFPCDVGDDASMAAFFAGAKEQFGEIDFLVHCLAFANRDYLKKDFGNFTSTPREVFKQAVDISAYSLIALSRAAAPMMPNGGSIIALTYLGANQVIPGYNVMGVAKAALEATSRYLAFDLGPQKIRVNTISAGPVRTLSAMAVGGIDEMFTHTERKAPLKRNIDGDEVGKTAVYLLSDLASGVTGENLFVDGGFNTVGL